The Primulina tabacum isolate GXHZ01 chromosome 16, ASM2559414v2, whole genome shotgun sequence genome window below encodes:
- the LOC142529551 gene encoding uncharacterized protein LOC142529551, giving the protein MENSQYETCPNMVKDVSLKELRDRLEEFARVRDWEQYHSPRNLLLALVGEVGELSEIFQWKGEVEKGLPNWSLEDKKHLEDELSDVLLYLIQLSNACGLDLGQAALTKMMKNAQKYPINNQSPFSHNY; this is encoded by the exons atggaGAATTCCCAATACGAAACATGTCCTAATATGGTTAAAGATGTCTCTCTAAAAGAACTAAGAGACAGGCTTGAAGAGTTTGCTAGAGTTAGAGACTGGGAACAGTATCACAGCCCTAGAAACTTGCTTCTTGCTCTG GTAGGAGAAGTGGGAGAGTTATCTGAGATATTCCAATGGAAAGGGGAAGTCGAAAAGGGGCTCCCAAACTGGTCTTTGGAGGACAAGAAACATCTTGAGGATGAGTTGTCCGATGTTTTGCTGTACCTGATACAGCTCTCTAATGCCTGTGGGCTTGATCTTGGCCAGGCTGCTCTTACGAAAATGATGAAAAATGCGCAGAAATATCCCATCAATAATCAATCTCCATTCTCCCATAATTATTAG